A window of the Helianthus annuus cultivar XRQ/B chromosome 4, HanXRQr2.0-SUNRISE, whole genome shotgun sequence genome harbors these coding sequences:
- the LOC110866948 gene encoding uncharacterized protein LOC110866948 — MAQGRLGDVSQTYPDIGDFYICSGTAGDNKSARAIHLVHKFSNTRLDAFTSVSAYCQEQKVLADQLANVNAPVDNDRLVLQLIAGLNESYEGIATILQQQEPLPSFYTARSKLIQVETRKAEQALLASKTITVLNTTTSRTPTNTDSPQKAYCSDYSRGRGRSRGRGRGRGSSGRSRYPHPNAYLQPPPYAPWMNSWSGYPPPQSP; from the exons ATGGCTCAGGGACGGCTCGGGGACGTTTCCCAAACGTACCCGGATATTGGGGACTTCTACATATGCTCGGGGACGGCTGGG gACAACAAAAGTGCCAGAGCCATTCACCTCGTGCACAAGTTCTCTAACACCCGCCTGGACGCTTTCACTTCGGTTTCTGCCTACTGCCAAGAACAAAAGGTTCTGGCCGATCAATTAGCCAACGTCAATGCACCGGTTGATAATGATCGTCTCGTGTTGCAGCTGATTGCAGGCCTCAATGAATCGTACGAAGGGATTGCCACTATCCTCCAACAACAAGAACCCCTACCATCTTTCTACACCGCCCGCTCCAAACTCATCCAAGTCGAGACCCGTAAAGCTGAACAGGCACTGCTTGCGTCTAAAACTATCACCgtattaaacaccaccaccagcCGCACACCAACCAATACCGACTCACCACAGAAGGCCTACTGCTCCGACTACTCCCGGGGACGTGGCAGGTCTCGAGGCCGTGGCCGCGGCCGTGGTTCTTCTGGCCGGTCACGCTACCCGCACCCTAACGCCTACTTGCAGCCGCCCCCATATGCCCCTTGGATGAACTCTTGGTCCGGGTATCCACCTCCACAGTCCCCATAA